From one Planktothrix agardhii NIES-204 genomic stretch:
- a CDS encoding pentapeptide repeat-containing protein: MKIPNFRLFKHLQNSPNSTVLNSRWLILVIVGLMGLGVSIPVLAERKSDVERLISTNQCQQCDLSQANLADAKLEGADLLGANLQKANLRGANLKGADLSSANLIEADLSGADLRDTKLHSTTLRKANLKDADLSWSDLYQAFLEDAQFNNANLLNANLNNAKLQGTNFCGAIMPDGQKGKC; encoded by the coding sequence ATGAAAATTCCGAATTTTAGATTATTTAAACATCTGCAAAACTCTCCTAACTCTACTGTTTTGAATTCCCGATGGTTAATTCTGGTTATTGTGGGTTTAATGGGTTTGGGAGTGAGTATTCCAGTTTTAGCAGAACGAAAAAGTGATGTCGAAAGATTAATTAGTACCAATCAATGTCAACAATGTGATTTAAGTCAGGCTAATTTAGCAGATGCAAAGTTAGAAGGGGCGGATTTATTAGGAGCAAATTTGCAAAAAGCTAACCTGAGAGGAGCTAATTTAAAAGGGGCGGATTTAAGTTCAGCTAATTTAATCGAAGCAGATTTATCGGGGGCAGATTTACGCGATACAAAGCTCCATAGTACCACGTTAAGAAAAGCGAATTTAAAGGATGCTGACCTGTCTTGGTCTGATCTTTATCAAGCGTTTTTAGAAGATGCTCAATTTAATAATGCTAATTTATTAAATGCTAACCTGAATAATGCTAAATTACAAGGAACTAATTTCTGTGGGGCAATTATGCCCGATGGACAAAAAGGAAAATGTTAA